A region of the Corynebacterium renale genome:
GTTGCGATGACGATCTGGTCGCCCGTGATAGTAACCGGAGTAGGGCCTTGTGCTGTGGTGATGGTTTTTGGCCCGGTGAAGGTGGCATGGCCGTCGTAGACGTCTATGTTGGGGGTTTCAGAACCACGACGGTATGCCTCTCCGCCGGCAGCAATCGGGTCAATCCGCTGGGCGAAAATGCGGGACACAATGCTGTCCCAGTCCGCGCCTTTGTAGTCGATATCGAGCCCAAGTTTTGCAGCATGGCGTGCCTCGTAGGCGACGTCGGCGGCGTAAACGTACATCTTGGTGGGGATGCAGCCTACGTTTAGGCAGGTGCCTCCGAACGTGCCCTTTTCTATGATGGCGATGCGTTTGTCGTCGAAGCGCTCGTCGGGAAGTGAATTGCCCGACCCGGTGCCGATAATGATGAGGTCATAATGGGTGTTCATGGTTGCGCTCCTTAAATATTCAGGCTCTCTAGCCAGGTCAGTGTAGTTTTCAGTGCGTTATTCAAAGCATGCGGTTGGGATAAGAAAACGTCGTGCCGCGCCCCTTCAATCGGAGTCACGGTACTTGGGCTCCCGAGTTTGGCCGCCCAGTGTGTGATGTCGTTGACGTCAAGCACAACATCAGCAACGTCGCACGCCGAGGAATATTCCTTAGGGCTAAACGACCTCGTGCTGCACAGAGTGAGAACCGGCATGGGAAGCGTCAATCCATCGTGAACCGCTTCTTGGCCATTGACGATGGCGCGCATCCAACCCGCGTATTTTTTCACCCCGCCCAGTGGCTTCCACTCCGTATTGAAATCCCAGTGTCCGTGCGCGCCCTGGTAGAGCGATTGGCCATACGCGCCCAGGCTGTCATCGGGGATAGGCAAACGTGGCGCGATTTTTCCCACGCTTCTCGACGCCATCCGGACGGCTGTCGCAACGGGGGTAGGGAACTGCAAATCTAGCCAGGGACTGTTCAGGATGACACCAGGCATGTACTGTGCGGCTCGCGTGTGTGCACCGGTACGATTCGCCGCCCACAGGGAGACGGTAAGGCCACCTGTGGAATGAGCCATCGGGATAACGGCTGTGTGCTGCTGTGCGATGACGGAGGTGGCAGCGTCCAAGTCAGGAAAATAATGGCGCAAATTGCTCACATAGTGTGGGCTAGTGCCTGGGCGCTCCGAGCGTCCAGCTTTGCGCAAATCGACGGCATAAAAAGCAAAGCCGTGCCTATGAAAGTACTCCGCAACGTGACGGTGGAAGAAGTAATCACTGAGGCCGTGCACCCACAGTAAAGCCGGGCGTGAACCCCACCCGCTTACGCCGTAGGCCGGATGATATCGGACGAGCGTAGCTACAGCGTTGCCGGGCTCATCATAATCTGGCCCAAGGTCAAGGGTTAGAGACTGGAAATCAGGGCCGAGGACATCTTCTGTCCACGACGTGTCGTGAAACTGTGCCGAGTGGTTCATGGTTCCTTCTACTGTAAGGGAAACAACGCCGGCAACGGACTGGGCTAGTTGCGAAACTGAGAGTCGTCTTTTCAGATTTGGCATTGCGGGATGGGTGAGTGCACGGCTCGGGGGTAGCAAAAAGATGGGGATACCCCCATGTTTCATCGGGAATTGCATGTCAACGGGTGGTGTACGTCGCATAAAAAGCATGACGCGTATGCTGTAATGTCACATAACCAGATACCGGCGCTCGCCATGCTCGATAGTCATATGCAGGCCTTCTTGGCTCTGGAAAGACTTCACGGTGTGGCGGCGCCGGTGAGATTAATGGCGAAACGTAGAGGGAAGTGCCATATGTCGAACACCACGAAAATTACAGATGAAGTCGA
Encoded here:
- a CDS encoding alpha/beta hydrolase, which gives rise to MNHSAQFHDTSWTEDVLGPDFQSLTLDLGPDYDEPGNAVATLVRYHPAYGVSGWGSRPALLWVHGLSDYFFHRHVAEYFHRHGFAFYAVDLRKAGRSERPGTSPHYVSNLRHYFPDLDAATSVIAQQHTAVIPMAHSTGGLTVSLWAANRTGAHTRAAQYMPGVILNSPWLDLQFPTPVATAVRMASRSVGKIAPRLPIPDDSLGAYGQSLYQGAHGHWDFNTEWKPLGGVKKYAGWMRAIVNGQEAVHDGLTLPMPVLTLCSTRSFSPKEYSSACDVADVVLDVNDITHWAAKLGSPSTVTPIEGARHDVFLSQPHALNNALKTTLTWLESLNI